A genome region from Aurantiacibacter sp. MUD61 includes the following:
- a CDS encoding helix-turn-helix transcriptional regulator, which produces MNKGPQISSQTGATKSGAPLAMSRAPAEYLRPWLYWWSISEGELPPGVRVNCGRTVDHPCITFIYHDAWTAGTADGEQVWDPGEHGKALYFGPQMRRMPLSIAGKYTAIALHFNVGAAQLLGFPPPSETIDRIIDLDEYFERDVPLAKLVPLSNDYETWLAVLEQDFLRPLVAQNGGERPDAISRAFETACLAEPQITVEEFSSRQSVSKRTVERCIKQSFGITPKQALRRARALDMAAALLGVARPEDQPEIEDRYFDQSHQIKEVRAFFGMSPTELKNGMHPFLRLALEVRQRRRLDALNRLGPEELGPWRDADSEPRSGDSRD; this is translated from the coding sequence ATGAACAAGGGGCCGCAGATTTCTTCGCAGACAGGTGCGACCAAAAGTGGTGCGCCGCTAGCGATGTCCCGCGCGCCCGCCGAATATTTGCGCCCCTGGCTTTATTGGTGGAGCATTTCGGAAGGCGAGTTGCCGCCAGGCGTGCGGGTAAACTGTGGCCGCACAGTAGATCATCCCTGTATTACTTTCATCTATCACGATGCTTGGACAGCAGGGACCGCCGATGGCGAACAGGTGTGGGACCCCGGCGAGCACGGCAAGGCGCTCTACTTTGGTCCGCAGATGCGCCGAATGCCGCTCAGCATCGCCGGAAAGTACACGGCCATCGCGTTGCATTTCAACGTCGGAGCAGCGCAATTGCTGGGCTTTCCGCCCCCGAGCGAGACGATCGATCGAATCATCGATCTCGACGAATATTTCGAACGCGACGTCCCTCTCGCCAAGCTCGTTCCTCTGAGCAATGACTATGAGACCTGGCTTGCCGTGCTGGAGCAGGATTTCTTGCGGCCACTGGTCGCGCAGAATGGCGGCGAGCGTCCCGATGCCATCAGCCGCGCCTTCGAAACCGCATGCCTGGCAGAGCCCCAGATCACGGTGGAGGAATTTTCCAGCCGGCAATCGGTGTCAAAGCGCACTGTCGAGCGGTGCATCAAACAATCCTTCGGCATTACGCCCAAGCAGGCACTGCGGCGCGCACGCGCGCTGGATATGGCCGCGGCGCTCTTGGGTGTGGCGCGGCCCGAAGATCAGCCTGAGATCGAAGACCGCTATTTCGACCAGTCGCACCAGATCAAGGAAGTGCGTGCGTTTTTCGGCATGTCTCCGACCGAGCTGAAAAACGGCATGCATCCGTTTCTCCGGCTGGCACTTGAAGTGCGACAACGGCGGCGTCTCGATGCGCTTAATAGGCTGGGCCCCGAAGAACTTGGCCCGTGGCGCGATGCTGACAGCGAACCGCGCTCAGGCGACTCTCGCGATTGA